The proteins below come from a single Pseudochaenichthys georgianus chromosome 14, fPseGeo1.2, whole genome shotgun sequence genomic window:
- the LOC117458130 gene encoding gap junction alpha-3 protein-like produces MGDWNSLGKLLESAQEHSTVVGKVWLTVLFIFRILVLGAAAEKVWGDEQSGFTCDTKQPGCQNVCYDKTFPISHIRFWSMQIIFVSTPTLIYLGHILHLVRMEEKDKQKEKDHAMQGEKQTQELLVTKAKNASIKDNQGHVRLKGALLRTYVFNIIFKTLFEVFFIVAQYFLYGFELKPMYTCDRWPCPNMVNCYISRPTEKTIFIIFMLAVASVSLLLNLVEMYHLGFKKCQQGLRYRRLHAISEASKTRTEAIPCVPEYSYFSGHHAVPGPFHTEQTSAFSPYSSKVVFKQNRDNMAVERKGQEEEDDMEENKLANQALLEMQNQHRTSCQSSRQSSQRSRMDGLNI; encoded by the coding sequence ATGGGGGACTGGAACTCGTTGGGGAAGCTGCTGGAGAGCGCCCAGGAACACTCCACTGTTGTGGGCAAAGTCTGGCTCACAGTGCTGTTCATCTTCCGGATCCTGGTGCTGGGGGCCGCCGCTGAGAAGGTGTGGGGCGACGAGCAGTCCGGCTTCACGTGTGACACCAAGCAGCCCGGTTGTCAGAACGTCTGCTATGACAAGACCTTCCCTATTTCTCACATCCGCTTCTGGTCGATGCAGATCATCTTTGTCTCAACGCCAACCCTCATTTATCTCGGCCACATCCTTCATCTGGTCCGCATGGAGGAAAAGGACAAACAGAAAGAGAAGgaccatgccatgcagggtgaaaagcaaacccaGGAGTTACTTGTCACTAAAGCCAAGAATGCCTCAATTAAAGACAACCAGGGCCATGTTCGCTTGAAAGGCGCACTCTTGCGTACCTACGTCTTCAACATTATTTTCAAGACCTTGTTCGAAGTGTTCTTTATTGTAGCTCAGTACTTCCTGTATGGTTTCGAGCTCAAGCCAATGTACACCTGCGACCGCTGGCCTTGCCCTAATATGGTGAACTGCTACATCTCCCGACCCACTGAGAAGAcgatcttcatcatcttcatgtTGGCCGTGGCCTCCGTCTCCCTGCTGCTCAACCTGGTGGAAATGTACCATCTAGGTTTCAAAAAGTGCCAGCAGGGCCTCCGTTACAGACGATTACATGCTATTAGTGAGGCTTCCAAGACCCGAACTGAAGCCATACCCTGTGTCCCAGAATATAGCTACTTTTCTGGGCATCATGCAGTGCCTGGACCTTTCCATACGGAGCAAACCTCAGCCTTCAGCCCCTACAGCAGCAAAGTGGTCTTCAAGCAGAACAGAGACAATATGGCGGTGGAGAGAAAAGGTCAAGAAGAGGAAGATGATATGGAGGAGAATAAACTCGCCAACCAGGCCTTATTAGAGATGCAAAATCAGCATAGAACTAGTTGTCAGTCGAGCAGGCAGAGCAGTCAGAGGAGCCGGATGGACGGCCTGAATATCTAG